ATTGTAAACAGGCGACCAGGGAGCAGAATGGTTATGCGTCGCATTGACCAAAATGTTTTTCATGGGGATTTTTGCAAATTCAGAAATCCTTTTCCGGATTTCTTCCGTCGCTGATTCACTAGCATCGACTAAATCCCAAGAAATGATAACCGATGTATTATTTAAGCTGTCCATAAGCACTAACGAACGGACGAAGATTGAATCCTTAATAACTCGGTATGGTTTTCCTGTCACCCAATTTTTCACCTCGGAACTTGGCGTAATATTTCTCTTGGCAATTCCGACCCTTAGCTGCTCAGCAGCAAAAGTGTGGGAGATTCCGAAAAGCGATAGCAACAATAACATATATATGAACTTTGCCCTTATCCGTTTTACGGGAGTGATGGGTTTAGTATTTTGATTATATAAATTCATACTTTCAAATTTTCGTGACATCCCAATTGTCAATGTTTAGCATTTTTATTCAATGTCCAATCCATAGCATTCACTAATAGTTTGATAAAATTTTCATTCTTAAAATCCGATGGATAGCCCAGCGAGGTGTAGAAAACTCTACTCTTGCCATAATGGCGCGTCCATGCTATTGGCTGTGATTTCTGGTCACTCAGCCCCTGTAATAAGACTTGAGCGTTTCTGTCAAGGAGTGGATCCACTAGATAAAGGTTACCATCACTAACCCAGTTTCTGTACTGTATCCCCTTTAGAATCTCATGGTCTAAGAAACGTTCATTGACCTGCACTACTGTTTTAGCAGTGGCCAATCCATATCCTCTATTTTCACAGCCTAAAACCGTGGAAACGAATTCTGGCCATTGTTCGAAGCCGTTCTCAGCAACCTCACCTTTTAAAAGGGTAAAAGCATGATTTGCGGTTCTTATTCCGACAAGCCCACCGCCATTCTGGAGATATTTTTTTAGTATATCCATTTGTTCACTAGGTAAAGCCAGTCTTCGCGTAAAAACCACGACTAGATCCGCCTTATTTACGATTTCAAAGTTTGGAAAACGGTAGGACGTACGGTTCGAACTGCCCAAGAGTACTGTCGTTTTATATTGTCCTGTTTCCGACAAGGATTTTGCAAAGGCAGGTATCGTGAGATGTGCTCCATAATTGTCTGGATCTTCACTTATCAAAAAGACGATGTGCGGTAGCTTGCTCTTTGCGATTGCAAACGCCGAAGTACTCATTCCAACATCCATGACGATCAACAAGATTATCAGACGCACAAGTCGATTAATTACTATTGGATACCTTTTAAAAAACATCAATTCCATCATTTTTAGATTCAATTCTATCAGATCATGATCAATTCTTACAGCATTGACGGCTTATTGGTCATAACCTGGATTTTGTGGAAATTCAGCGTCAATATTCAAGTCAATATCTGCTAATGGTATTGGCCATCGGAAATTATGAGGCTTAATAAAAGCTCCAGGACACAGCGGATTATCATTGTACTTCAGTACCCGTTCAATCAACTTTCCGGTCCTTCTCAGCGTAATTAAGCGCCATTCTTCGCCATATAATTCTCTAGCTCTTTCGTCCAGTATATAATCGATATCCAGATTCGCTGCAGCAACAGGCTTCGCATTTGATCTTTGACGAACCTTGTTTACATCTGCAGCTGCCAGGTCTTTTTGACCGGTCGCTAAATAAGCTTCTGCACGCAACAATAAAGTTTCGGCAAAACGTAAGGCATACCAATCCTTATGGGTAATCCCGCCGCCAGAGCGATTTGGCTGCAAGAAATAATTTAAAGGATCCGTGAATTTCGTATGAATCGGAAAGAGGATTTTTAACGTGTCTGCTCTAGGATCTGTTCGTGCCGGGTTGTATAAACTGAAGTCAATCTTCTTTTTATGATAAGCCGATTGCGGATTATCGTAGTAGAAGTTTCTTTTCAAGTTATGCTCTGCATTTCTTGTATCATTATTCCAATTATCCTTCCATATGTAATAGTACACTAAATTCGTTCCTCTAGCGTTTGCCGTTGGACGTCCAAGCGTATCCGTATAGCCAGTGTAAGCACCATTATACAATTCACCAAGAATGGCTTTCTTCCCATCTGGAGTTAGTCCTATATCGAAGTAACGTGGGCCAAAGATATAAGCACTGGCTATTTGCCCCCCACCCTTGATAAATGGCTCAACTTGGATGACCCACATGGATTCGGTATTCTCGGGAAGATTATGATTGCCATAGCCGAATAAGTCAAAGTATGGGTCACCTGATCCAAAAACATCATTTCCTAACCTACCCCCAAAGCGTCTCGTCATCAAATTATAATTGTAATCATTGATGACCTTGCTCGCTGCTTCTACTGCTTTGGTTGGATCTTTCAGTTCCAGATAAGTTTCTGCTAGAAAGTGTAAAGCCGGACCCTGCGTAATTCTTCCAGGCGCTGCTTCTTGCGATGGTTTCGGAAGATTCTCCGCAGCAAACTTGAAGTCCTCTACCATTTGCTCATAAACCTTTTTTATAGGATCTCTTACAAAGTCGGCCTTTGCAGTCTGAATAGGTTCAGTTAGTACCGGAATATCGCCATAGGTCGAGGCTAAATTTCTATACATAAAAGCTCTGAAAAATCTTGCTTCAGCGATATATACATTTTTACCCTTCTCTCCATTCGTAAAATCTTCCGGACTGGCTTTGCCAACCTTATCGATCAATACGTTAGCCCACTGAATTACTTCAAATCCAACATTCCAAGGGTCCACGACATTTCGCCAAATCGGTGTCATATCTTCATAGGAATTCAAATAAACTCCCCCAGCTGCAGGGGTTTCGCCGTTATAACCAAGGTCGCTTCCATGTGTCGCCCAATTCATGACGCCAAATTCGCCAAAGGAATAATATGCAGATCGAACGCGGTCATGGATTGCAGTCACACCCTGCAACGCCCCTGCTTCGGTTAAATAAGCATTATCTGGTGATAAAAAGTCTAATGGCT
The DNA window shown above is from Sphingobacterium hotanense and carries:
- a CDS encoding ThuA domain-containing protein, whose amino-acid sequence is MRLIILLIVMDVGMSTSAFAIAKSKLPHIVFLISEDPDNYGAHLTIPAFAKSLSETGQYKTTVLLGSSNRTSYRFPNFEIVNKADLVVVFTRRLALPSEQMDILKKYLQNGGGLVGIRTANHAFTLLKGEVAENGFEQWPEFVSTVLGCENRGYGLATAKTVVQVNERFLDHEILKGIQYRNWVSDGNLYLVDPLLDRNAQVLLQGLSDQKSQPIAWTRHYGKSRVFYTSLGYPSDFKNENFIKLLVNAMDWTLNKNAKH
- a CDS encoding RagB/SusD family nutrient uptake outer membrane protein → MKTIKKIFYNIRVFSLSLLLLAFLACDKSLLDEKPLDFLSPDNAYLTEAGALQGVTAIHDRVRSAYYSFGEFGVMNWATHGSDLGYNGETPAAGGVYLNSYEDMTPIWRNVVDPWNVGFEVIQWANVLIDKVGKASPEDFTNGEKGKNVYIAEARFFRAFMYRNLASTYGDIPVLTEPIQTAKADFVRDPIKKVYEQMVEDFKFAAENLPKPSQEAAPGRITQGPALHFLAETYLELKDPTKAVEAASKVINDYNYNLMTRRFGGRLGNDVFGSGDPYFDLFGYGNHNLPENTESMWVIQVEPFIKGGGQIASAYIFGPRYFDIGLTPDGKKAILGELYNGAYTGYTDTLGRPTANARGTNLVYYYIWKDNWNNDTRNAEHNLKRNFYYDNPQSAYHKKKIDFSLYNPARTDPRADTLKILFPIHTKFTDPLNYFLQPNRSGGGITHKDWYALRFAETLLLRAEAYLATGQKDLAAADVNKVRQRSNAKPVAAANLDIDYILDERARELYGEEWRLITLRRTGKLIERVLKYNDNPLCPGAFIKPHNFRWPIPLADIDLNIDAEFPQNPGYDQ